One stretch of Aeromicrobium fastidiosum DNA includes these proteins:
- the treY gene encoding malto-oligosyltrehalose synthase, producing MTTPTSTYRLQLRPEFTFDDARDVVGYLTDLGVGAVYVSPVLDATPGSTHGYDVTDPRIARPALGGEEGRLALADALRAAGLGFVVDIVPNHMSIEVPSANPFWWDVLSKGRASQFAHWFDIDWSRDRVLVPVLGSADDLDALTVEGDQLAYYDQRFPITGDASGTPQEVHDRQSYELVDWRRGSTELNYRRFFDITTLAAVRVELQDVFEAVHAEVLRWVADGDVSGLRVDHPDGLADPTGYMQRLRDAAPQAWIVVEKILHPGEQLPISWPVDGTTGYDALGEIFGVLVDPAGEGALTSLAADLGQDTDYAAVEQTARRLVTDDILVAEVHRIAALVKDVDTAAARAAVAETMIAFDVYRSYLPDEAGHWHSSIATARERRPDLSAALDSLDRQVTDDPQGELATRIQQTSGMVVAKGTEDTTFYRYTRFAALNEVGGSPDRFGIGVDELHRLAAAREAGSPGAMTTLTTHDTKRSEDVRARLAVLAEVADEFAVHVRDWSPRAGLGEPSLELLAWQTLVGAAPISDERLVDYLLKAARESKIRTTWTDADEELEQRIRDWPAAVRDAVGDEVDAFVDGITPHGWTNALSQKLLQLTAPGVPDVYQGTELWDFSLVDPDNRRPVDYQQRRRMLARIGDGEVPAVDESGAAKLLLVHRALTRRRDRPELFRGYRALHAEGPAAEHAVAYARGADDGLVVVATRLPVGLGRAGGWRDTTIELGPGEWTDLLTGDVLEGAPARLASLLDRYPVALLVRS from the coding sequence ATGACGACGCCCACCTCGACGTACCGGCTGCAGCTGCGGCCGGAGTTCACGTTCGACGACGCCCGCGACGTGGTCGGCTACCTGACCGATCTCGGCGTCGGGGCGGTCTACGTCTCGCCGGTGCTCGACGCGACGCCGGGGTCGACGCACGGTTACGACGTCACCGATCCGCGCATCGCGCGTCCGGCCCTCGGCGGCGAGGAGGGCCGGCTCGCGCTGGCGGACGCGCTGCGGGCCGCGGGCCTCGGATTCGTGGTCGACATCGTGCCCAACCACATGTCGATCGAGGTGCCGTCGGCCAATCCGTTCTGGTGGGACGTCCTGTCGAAGGGCCGCGCCTCGCAGTTCGCCCACTGGTTCGACATCGACTGGTCGCGCGATCGCGTCCTCGTGCCCGTCCTCGGATCGGCCGACGACCTCGACGCGCTGACGGTCGAGGGCGACCAGCTGGCCTACTACGACCAGCGGTTTCCGATCACGGGTGACGCCTCCGGCACGCCGCAGGAGGTGCATGACCGGCAGAGCTACGAGCTCGTCGACTGGCGCCGTGGCAGCACCGAGCTCAACTACCGCCGCTTCTTCGACATCACGACGCTCGCGGCCGTGCGGGTCGAGCTGCAGGACGTCTTCGAGGCGGTGCACGCCGAGGTGCTGCGCTGGGTCGCCGACGGCGACGTGTCGGGTCTGCGGGTCGACCACCCCGACGGCCTGGCCGATCCGACCGGGTACATGCAGCGCCTGCGGGACGCCGCGCCGCAGGCGTGGATCGTGGTCGAGAAGATCCTGCACCCCGGCGAGCAGCTGCCGATCAGCTGGCCCGTCGACGGCACGACGGGCTACGACGCGCTCGGCGAGATCTTCGGCGTGCTGGTCGATCCGGCCGGCGAGGGCGCGCTGACGTCGTTGGCTGCCGACCTCGGTCAGGACACCGACTACGCAGCGGTCGAGCAGACCGCTCGCCGCCTCGTCACCGACGACATCCTGGTTGCGGAGGTTCATCGCATCGCGGCGCTGGTGAAGGACGTCGACACCGCGGCGGCTCGGGCCGCCGTGGCCGAGACCATGATCGCCTTCGACGTCTACCGCTCCTACCTGCCCGACGAGGCCGGCCACTGGCACAGCTCGATCGCCACGGCTCGCGAGCGTCGCCCCGACCTGTCAGCTGCGCTCGACTCGCTCGACAGGCAGGTCACCGACGACCCCCAGGGCGAGCTCGCGACCCGCATCCAGCAGACGTCAGGCATGGTCGTGGCCAAGGGCACCGAGGACACCACGTTCTACCGCTACACGCGCTTCGCCGCGCTCAACGAGGTCGGCGGCTCGCCCGACCGGTTCGGCATCGGCGTCGACGAGCTGCACCGTCTGGCCGCCGCCCGCGAGGCCGGCTCTCCCGGTGCCATGACGACGTTGACGACCCACGACACCAAGCGCTCCGAGGACGTCCGTGCGCGCCTGGCGGTGCTCGCGGAGGTCGCCGACGAGTTCGCCGTCCACGTCCGCGACTGGTCGCCTCGGGCCGGTCTCGGCGAGCCGTCGCTCGAGCTGCTGGCGTGGCAGACCCTCGTCGGAGCGGCCCCCATCAGCGACGAACGGCTCGTCGACTACCTGCTCAAGGCCGCGCGCGAGTCGAAGATCCGCACCACGTGGACCGACGCCGACGAGGAGTTGGAGCAGCGCATCCGCGACTGGCCGGCCGCGGTGCGCGACGCCGTCGGTGACGAGGTCGACGCCTTCGTCGACGGCATCACGCCGCACGGCTGGACCAACGCACTGAGCCAGAAGCTGCTGCAGCTCACCGCACCGGGTGTCCCCGACGTCTACCAGGGCACCGAGCTGTGGGACTTCTCGCTCGTCGATCCCGACAACCGTCGACCCGTCGACTACCAGCAGCGACGCCGCATGCTGGCGCGCATCGGCGACGGCGAGGTACCAGCCGTCGACGAGTCGGGTGCCGCGAAGCTGCTGCTGGTCCACCGCGCGCTCACCCGGCGGCGCGACCGTCCCGAGCTGTTCCGCGGCTACCGGGCGCTGCACGCCGAGGGTCCGGCGGCCGAGCACGCTGTCGCATACGCACGGGGTGCCGACGACGGCCTCGTCGTGGTCGCCACCCGGCTGCCGGTGGGCCTCGGCCGTGCGGGCGGCTGGCGCGACACCACGATCGAACTGGGCCCGGGGGAGTGGACCGACCTGCTCACCGGCGACGTGCTCGAGGGGGCACCGGCGCGCCTGGCGTCCCTGCTCGACCGCTACCCGGTGGCGCTGCTCGTCCGATCGTGA